In one window of Drosophila ananassae strain 14024-0371.13 chromosome XR, ASM1763931v2, whole genome shotgun sequence DNA:
- the LOC6501871 gene encoding protein yippee-like has protein sequence MVKTFQAYLPSTNRTYSCVHCRAHLASHDELISKSFQGSQGPAYLFNSVVNVACGQTEERVLLTGLHAVADIYCECCKTPLGWKYEHAYESSQKYKEGKFIIELAHMIKENGWD, from the coding sequence ATGGTGAAGACGTTCCAGGCCTACCTACCGTCCACGAACCGGACCTACTCATGTGTTCACTGCCGCGCCCACCTCGCCTCCCACGACGAGCTCATCTCGAAGTCGTTCCAGGGCAGCCAGGGACCGGCCTACCTCTTCAACTCGGTGGTGAATGTCGCCTGCGGGCAGACGGAGGAGCGGGTCCTGCTCACCGGGCTGCACGCCGTGGCGGACATCTACTGCGAGTGCTGCAAGACGCCGCTGGGCTGGAAGTACGAGCACGCCTACGAGTCCAGCCAGAAGTACAAGGAGGGCAAGTTCATCATCGAGCTGGCGCACATGATAAAGGAGAACGGCTGGGACTGA